One Brassica napus cultivar Da-Ae chromosome A1, Da-Ae, whole genome shotgun sequence genomic region harbors:
- the LOC106369450 gene encoding alkane hydroxylase MAH1, translated as MASLSLLEASVALLCFLIFHHLLFKKPHDRFLKNWPVLGMLPGFLIVLHRIYDFSVEVLEQTNLTFPFKGPWFTGMDILVTVDPANIHYILSSNFSNYTKGADFKEVFDVFGEMIFNSDGDMWRNQRRAAQYMLNHQGFQKLSMSATRAKLDDGLVPLFDRFSKKEMVVDLQNVFQRFTFDTTFVLVTGFDPKTLSVEMPEDEYAKALDVLGDGIFFRHVVPKFLWKLQKWIGFGQEKRTMEAGATFDRVSAKYISAKRKEMRTQDQQSNGECHEDLLTSHMKLDTTKYEILNPSDDKFLRDTILAFNLAGRDTTASALSWFFWLLSENPRVVTKIRQEIITNINLHGQHNLDKLVYLQAALYESMRLYPPVPFQRKSPIKPDLLPSGHKVDSSSTIMIFLYALGRMRAVWGEDAMEFKPERWVSQSGCLRHEPSFKFLSFNAGPRTCPGKQLALTLMKTVAVEILQNYDIKVIKGQKIEPDPGLILYMKHGLRVTITKRCSA; from the coding sequence TGCTCCACCGCATCTACGACTTCAGCGTGGAGGTCCTCGAGCAAACCAACTTAACATTCCCATTCAAGGGACCGTGGTTCACCGGGATGGATATATTAGTCACGGTTGATCCAGCTAACATCCACTACATATTAAGCTCAAACTTCTCCAACTACACCAAGGGAGCTGACTTCAAAGAAGTCTTCGATGTTTTCGGAGAAATGATCTTTAACTCGGACGGTGACATGTGGAGGAACCAAAGAAGAGCTGCTCAGTACATGCTTAACCACCAAGGGTTTCAAAAGCTTTCCATGAGTGCAACAAGAGCTAAACTCGACGACGGTCTTGTTCCTCTTTTCGATCGTTTTTCAAAGAAGGAGATGGTCGTTGATTTGCAAAATGTGTTTCAACGTTTCACGTTTGATACAACTTTTGTTCTTGTAACCGGGTTTGATCCCAAGACTCTCTCTGTTGAAATGCCTGAAGATGAGTATGCTAAAGCTCTTGACGTTCTTGGAGATGGGATTTTCTTTAGGCATGTCGTACCAAAGTTCTTGTGGAAGCTTCAAAAGTGGATTGGGTTTGGACAAGAGAAGAGGACGATGGAAGCTGGTGCCACTTTTGATCGTGTTTCCGCCAAATACATATCAGCTAAGAGAAAAGAGATGCGAACACAAGATCAACAATCAAATGGTGAATGTCATGAGGATCTCTTGACATCTCACATGAAGCTTGATACAACTAAGTACGAGATCTTGAACCCGAGTGATGATAAGTTCCTCAGAGACACCATCTTGGCTTTCAATCTAGCTGGGAGGGATACAACGGCTTCAGCTCTCTCTTGGTTCTTCTGGCTTTTATCTGAAAACCCTCGAGTGGTAACCAAGATTCGCCAAGAGATCATCACCAACATAAATCTTCATGGCCAACACAACTTAGACAAGTTGGTGTATTTACAAGCTGCTTTGTATGAATCAATGAGGCTTTATCCACCAGTTCCCTTCCAACGCAAGTCACCTATAAAACCAGACTTGCTTCCTAGTGGGCATAAAGTGGACTCAAGCTCAACGATCATGATCTTTCTTTACGCGTTGGGGAGGATGAGAGCGGTTTGGGGAGAAGACGCAATGGAGTTCAAGCCAGAGAGATGGGTTTCACAGTCAGGATGCTTGAGACATGAGCCTTCCTTCAAGTTTTTATCGTTTAACGCTGGTCCAAGAACATGTCCTGGTAAGCAATTAGCTCTGACTCTAATGAAAACAGTGGCAGTGGAGATATTACAAAACTATGATATTAAGGTTATCAAAGGACAGAAGATTGAGCCAGATCCTGGTCTTATATTGTACATGAAGCATGGGCTTAGAGTAACAATTACTAAGAGATGTTCAGCTTGA